The Tigriopus californicus strain San Diego chromosome 10, Tcal_SD_v2.1, whole genome shotgun sequence region GCTTGGATGAGAGCAGCGACTTCAGTTTGACAATCTGTTCTTGGCTCTCGACCAATTCAGCGGAGAGCTCGGAAGTATCGACCTCGGGATTGGCATCCGCCACttccttggccttgatcaCTTCTACCTGCTTGTCTAGGACGTCTTTGAGGTATTTGATCTGGTCTTTGACGGTTTCAATGTTGCTCTTGACCGCACCTGGATCGCTGATTTGCCCGTTGAGGTCCTTGGCTAGATAGTTTGTGGTTTTTAGCTTTGTGACCATCACCTCCATGGAGGAAGCCGCTCGTTTGGGCGATTTGACCTCATCGTTGGGTTGGGTATGGCGAAGCATGAGACGGCTCGGTGTCTGTTGACTGGCCTTGCATACATTCTCGTAGAGCTTAGACAATTCGTTCTGGACGCCGATCATCTCAGATTGCGTGTCCGAGAGCGCACGGAGGGCGTCGGAAGAGATCTTCTCAAATACTTTGATGTCATGATTGTATTCGGAAGACCTTTGTTCGGCTGACACGAGCTCTCGTCGAGCCGAGTAGATTTCAACCTTCAATTTGGCCAAAGCATCACCGGCCGGAGTGGATTCACTATCTTCCAGAGCTCGGAGATTGGCCTCCATATCACTAATCTGTTTCTCGGCCATGTCGAGCATTCGCCGACCGCTCTCGTCGAGTTGGAGCTGCTTATTATTTTCTGAATGGATTTGATGGAGGGTGGCTAGTTGGGCGCCCAGTTGGACCATGTTGGTCTGATAGTCCTTGATCTCggccttggccttttccaaCGCCGatttgctctcaaaaagaGACTTGTTGAGATGTATTTTTTCGTTTTCGGCGCTCTCGATCTTCTGCTCGAGCTTCTTAAACTCTCCGCCGTGAATCTCGGTGAAGAGATCACTAGGCGGGCCCGAATCACCCATCATATCGCCATTCTCGCCATCTTCTCCATGATCGGTCTTGTATACATCACTGTTATCGTCCATATCGGTGCCTTCACTCCCGTGACCTTCCAGGGCCTCGGCTCCTTGAATACTCATGGCCAAGTTTCCTAACTGATACATACTGTCCGAGTTCATTTTCGTGTCCAATTCCTTCTTGAGGATGTATCGTTGTTCCCGCTCATTCTGGAGCGACTCCAAGGCCTCTTCCAATTGCTTCTCCGCGATTTTCTTGAGGTTGTTGAACTCCTCAACTTGCTGGTTGAGGATCTCCACCTCTTCTTGAAGATGTCGGATCTCGTGCTTGGACCCTTCAAATTCCACCTAGAACAGATGTCACCGATTATCAGACCGATCGCCCAAGCACGGGGGTTTAAACGTTATAGTACATACCTGGGAAGACCTGAGATTGGAGATTTGCTTCTGCAGCATGATGTTCTCTTCCTCGAGTTCGGCGTAATCAGTGAGTAATCGGGTTTCACGGTGCTTGAAATCGCGAAGCTCGTGTTTGATCTCCTTGATCTCAACCGTGCTGACCTCTTTCGAATTGAGATACACGCTCAACTCCTAAAAAGTAATCCGAACCCAACACTTATTATAAAACACAGCACTCCACTCATACCCAATGGAAACGGGTATGTCACCCACCTGTTCCACGCGGTCTTTCTCGGCCCGCAACCGCTCGTTCTCGATTTTAGTGTTCTTAATGTCGATCTCCATGTTGAGCACTTGCGTGTTCAACGACGACTCGCGAGCGGCGGTTTCGTGCAATAGATTCTCTTCGTGTTCGATGCCAGTGCGGGCGGACTCCATTTGCGAGGTCTGAAACTTGGCCAGGGCCTCGTGCGACACCTGGAGCTCGTGTCGCATGTTCTCGTACAAGCTCTCGAGTTCCGTACACCGGAGCTCGAGATGTTCCTTCTCCTCCAATAAGACCAAGCCATATTGAGCCGATTGGATCTTCTCGGCCGAGGTCTGGTCCAATTCACGGCTCAAGCGCTCAATCTCGCTCCGGAGATCCGCTTCGTGGGCGGTCATGATGTCGCGATGATTGCCGACCGACGTGCCACTACCAATTCACAGTCCACTTTCAGCCAAAGCCCGGTGAGGTGTCATGGCCCAACCGATCAGCTACTACACGACATGGAAAGATTTTGGATGAAATTATCatgatcattatcatcatcatcatcaacccaGCCCCTCATCCATCACTTCGTGAGATTAGGGTGTGGCTGTTGTCCTCGCCCTAATCTACAGATGCTTATCAGACAATAGGGAATAGGGCCACCTACATGCAGTAGCTACATACGATATAGCCCTTCATTATTACCCGCATCATCGACGCAACCGTCGACAAGGGCCTGATGAATTCACCTACTGAAAGAACCTACCCGATTCGGAGTCGAGCCGAGCAGGCCGTGATATTGGCTGGGGGCCAAAAACAGCCCAactcaagcaagcaagcacgCACGCAGGCACGCACGCACCCACGGAGGTCAAGGTCAAGCCGAGTTTGCTCAAGGCCGATGGATCGCTTTCCAGCTCATTCCTCGTCCCActcgttcgttggttggttcgttcgGACCTTCCCTCAAGCAATCAATTCTAGGGTTCGCAAGGGCAATCGCCACCCGATGATAGCCACATGCTTCTCCGCTTCTCCGTTCTCCGGAAGGGCAGGCGGGGTCTTTTCACACCAGACCGAGGGCTAAGGGCGGGGGCAGAGGCGTGGATGATGGGTCGATGGATCAATGAATGAACCCACCAACGGGAGGGGTTGGATGAAGGACTGGCTCCACACGTTGAAAGCGCCCACGGGCTCGACAATGGCGACGACAAGGCGGGCGACCCACCAGACGAACAACAACTTGTTCTTGACACACGCACGCACCGTGGCTCAGTCGGTCGCAGACTACTcacagtcagtcagtcagtcagtcagttgaCTTGCGGCGTGGAGTGTTCACTCGTTTTCGGCTGATTTTCACTTCATCCCCCCATGCTCTTCCTCCATCCTCTTGATCTTCATCCTCATGTTCTTCGGCGGCTCTGGGCATGCGCTGGGGCACCTTGCTCGTCGGTCCATCCGGTCCATCGGGTCCATCCCTGATGTTTGGCCAAGGCAGGGAGGCCAGCCAGGGCATCTGCCTGGAACAGTCCTGCGCTGCCGGGCTCAATTCCAGGGACCTTAAACATTCCTTGGACCAAGAACTGTTCGAGACACCGTGGCCTATGACTGGCTTGCCACCATAGCCCCATCAATATATTTGTAGATAAAACATTCAATATTAACCAATAGTTAGTTAAATCATATTTTCGCCTCAAATGGCTGAAATGATCATATTTGCACATTTCATTAATGATCACTTTTGTAGTTAGAATTGTGTACTTAGTGTATAATTATACTTAAAAATGATGGTGGGTCTGGCAAAATATCACAGTTAGGTTATCATTTCAATAAATGatcctttcttttcctctctatGACATAGTTTAGGCTGGATTGTAGCTGACTGGGTCCCATTTGTAATAATTATTCCTTTATATTCACTATGGATACCCAACCATGTCTGAAACATAAGTTAAAACATGATTTGGTTGAAACTACTCCTTTTGAGCTGTTTTTGTCCAGGCCTATCGAGCTGTCCATAGGGCCAGCCCGACATCTTGTCTCAAGTGGAGCTCAGCTCAGCTCCTCCAGTTTGTCAAGTGCGTGCGATTTAGCATGGAATAGGATCGGCTAGCAAAGCTGCTGGCTGGTAATGCAGTTTTGAACCAGAGGGATGAATGCAAAAACAGCCCCCAAGAAACTA contains the following coding sequences:
- the LOC131888430 gene encoding protein bicaudal D-like is translated as MTAHEADLRSEIERLSRELDQTSAEKIQSAQYGLVLLEEKEHLELRCTELESLYENMRHELQVSHEALAKFQTSQMESARTGIEHEENLLHETAARESSLNTQVLNMEIDIKNTKIENERLRAEKDRVEQELSVYLNSKEVSTVEIKEIKHELRDFKHRETRLLTDYAELEEENIMLQKQISNLRSSQVEFEGSKHEIRHLQEEVEILNQQVEEFNNLKKIAEKQLEEALESLQNEREQRYILKKELDTKMNSDSMYQLGNLAMSIQGAEALEGHGSEGTDMDDNSDVYKTDHGEDGENGDMMGDSGPPSDLFTEIHGGEFKKLEQKIESAENEKIHLNKSLFESKSALEKAKAEIKDYQTNMVQLGAQLATLHQIHSENNKQLQLDESGRRMLDMAEKQISDMEANLRALEDSESTPAGDALAKLKVEIYSARRELVSAEQRSSEYNHDIKVFEKISSDALRALSDTQSEMIGVQNELSKLYENVCKASQQTPSRLMLRHTQPNDEVKSPKRAASSMEVMVTKLKTTNYLAKDLNGQISDPGAVKSNIETVKDQIKYLKDVLDKQVEVIKAKEVADANPEVDTSELSAELVESQEQIVKLKSLLSSKREQIATLRTVLKANKQTAEVALANLKSKYDNEKLVVSNTMTKLRNELRLLKEDAATFSSLRAMFAARCEEYATQVDELQRQTNASEEEKKTLNQLLRMAIQQKLVLTQRLEDIEMASEIRNTPKRYPRGGRGSRGKSSYNNFQSSSSSAR